A part of Pelecanus crispus isolate bPelCri1 chromosome 22, bPelCri1.pri, whole genome shotgun sequence genomic DNA contains:
- the PIAS3 gene encoding E3 SUMO-protein ligase PIAS3 isoform X1: protein MAEAAELKHMVMSFRVSELQVLLGFAGRNKSGRKHELLAKALQLLKSGCSPAVQMKIKELYRRRFPRKILTPSDLSMLHIQAGQLPSATALTPGTVCHLPYEHGSGAVPAALLPPVPVLGPKHETDVQHLSPPIHPVHPDVKMKRLPFYDVYDELIKPTTLASTNSQRFEEAHFTFALTPQQVQQILTSRDILPGAKCDYTIQVQLRFCLCETSCPQEDYFPPNLFVKVNGKLCPLPGYLPPTKNGAEPKRPSRPVNITPLARLSATVPNTIVVNWSSEFGRNYSLSVYLVKQLTSVTLLQKLRAKGIRNPDHSRALIKEKLTADPDSEIATTSLRVSLMCPLGKMRLIVPCRAITCTHLQCFDAALYLQMNEKKPTWTCPVCDKKAPYDNLIIDGLFMEILNSCTDCDEIQFMEDGSWCPMKPKKENQEVCQTSAFSGIEASSLYTVSSEGKNSSESKKKVEVIDLTLDSSSDEEEPPAKKQCPVSSMALPAAAGPKGVLSIDHRPSSVLRSPPMAALGSDYLSNLPIPDYHPSYQVPSELQGLDLFSFLQSENQHYSPSVITSLDEQDTLGHFFQYRGASSHFINMNPLAPVMAGSHGAGSPAGGRISSIVSASALRESHGHNGTISSAAALPGCRPDIISLD, encoded by the exons caTATGGTTATGAGCTTTAGGGTATCCGAATTACAAGTTCTCTTGGGCTTTGCTGGAAGGAACAAAAGTGGAAGGAAGCACGAACTCCTCGCGAAGGCGTTACAGCTGCTGAAATCTGGCTGCAGCCCGGCTGTCCAGATGAAAATTAAAGAACTGTACCGACGGAGGTTCCCGAGAAAGATCTTAACCCCTTCGGACTTGTCAATGCTCCACATCCAGGCGGGGCAGCTGCCCTCGGCCACCGCGCTGACGCCGGGCACGGTGTGTCACCTGCCCTACGAGCACGGCTCCGGCGCCGTGCCGGCGGCCCTGCTGCCGCCGGTGCCCGTGCTGGGACCCAAGCACGAGACGGACGTTCAGCACTTGTCGCCGCCCATCCACCCCGTCCACCCGGATGTCAAGATGAAGAGGCTGCCCTTCTACGACGTTTACGATGAGTTGATAAAACCCACCACGTTAG CCTCAACCAACAGTCAGCGGTTTGAAGAAGCTCACTTCACCTTTGCTCTAACCCCCCAGCAAGTTCAACAGATCCTCACCTCCCG AGATATCTTGCCGGGTGCCAAATGTGATTACACGATACAGGTGCAATTAAG GTTTTGCTTGTGTGAAACCAGCTGTCCCCAAGAAGATTACTTCCCTCCTAATTTATTTGTCAAGGTCAATGGAAAACTCTGTCCCCTGCCT GGTTATCTCCCGCCCACAAAAAACGGCGCAGAGCCGAAACGACCCAGCCGCCCCGTCAATATAACTCCACTGGCACGACTTTCGGCGACCGTCCCGAACACGATTGTAGTGAACTGGTCCTCGGAGTTTGGCAGG AACTACTCTCTGTCGGTGTACCTGGTGAAGCAGCTGACATCGGTAACGCTGCTGCAGAAGCTCAGAGCCAAGGGCATCCGAAACCCAGACCATTCGCGAGCCCTGA TCAAAGAAAAACTAACAGCTGATCCTGACAGTGAGATAGCTACGACGAGCTTACGGGTTTCCCTGATGTGTCCA CTGGGTAAGATGAGGCTGATTGTGCCCTGCCGAGCCATCACGTGCACCCACCTCCAGTGCTTCGATGCAGCGCTCTATCTTCAAATGAACGAGAAGAAACCCACGTGGACTTGTCCTGTGTGTGACAAGAAAGCCCCGTACGACAACCTGATCATCGACGG GTTGTTCATGGAAATCCTGAACTCCTGCACGGACTGCGATGAGATACAGTTCATGGAGGACGGCTCCTGGTGCCCCATGAAGCCGAAGAAGGAGAACCAGGAGGTGTGCCAGACGTCTGCATTCAGCGGGATCGAGG ccagctcccTTTACACTGTGAGCTCCGAGGGCAAGAACTCTTcggaaagcaaaaaaaaagtggaggTTATTGATCTGACTCTGGACAGCTCGTCGGACGAGGAGGAGCCGCCTGCCAAGAAGCAGTGCCCGGTCTCCAGCATGGCTCTTCCCGCAGCGGCCGGGCCCAAGGG GGTATTAAGTATTGATCACCGGCCATCTTCTGTGCTTCGAAGTCCTCCCATGGCAGCCCTTGGCAGCGACTATCTCTCCAACCTCCCCATTCCCGACTACCATCCTTCCTACCAGGTGCCCTCAGAGCTTCAAG gtctggatttgttttccttccttcaaaGTGAAAATCAG CATTACAGCCCTTCCGTGATCACCTCCCTGGATGAGCAGGATACGCTCGGCCATTTCTTCCAGTACAGAGGCGCGTCCAGCCACTTCATAAACATGAACCCCCTGGCCCCCGTGATGGCAGGATCTCACGGCGCCGGCAGCCCGGCCGGCGGCCGCATCAGCAGCATCGTCTCCGCCAGCGCGTTGCGAGAGAGCCACGGACACAACGGGACGATAAGTAGcgccgcggcgctgccgggcTGCAGGCCGGACATCATTTCCTTGGACTAA
- the PIAS3 gene encoding E3 SUMO-protein ligase PIAS3 isoform X2, translated as MAEAAELKHMVMSFRVSELQVLLGFAGRNKSGRKHELLAKALQLLKSGCSPAVQMKIKELYRRRFPRKILTPSDLSMLHIQAGQLPSATALTPGTVCHLPYEHGSGAVPAALLPPVPVLGPKHETDVQHLSPPIHPVHPDVKMKRLPFYDVYDELIKPTTLASTNSQRFEEAHFTFALTPQQVQQILTSRDILPGAKCDYTIQVQLRFCLCETSCPQEDYFPPNLFVKVNGKLCPLPGYLPPTKNGAEPKRPSRPVNITPLARLSATVPNTIVVNWSSEFGRNYSLSVYLVKQLTSVTLLQKLRAKGIRNPDHSRALIKEKLTADPDSEIATTSLRVSLMCPLGKMRLIVPCRAITCTHLQCFDAALYLQMNEKKPTWTCPVCDKKAPYDNLIIDGLFMEILNSCTDCDEIQFMEDGSWCPMKPKKENQEVCQTSAFSGIEGMGATPSEGKNSSESKKKVEVIDLTLDSSSDEEEPPAKKQCPVSSMALPAAAGPKGVLSIDHRPSSVLRSPPMAALGSDYLSNLPIPDYHPSYQVPSELQGLDLFSFLQSENQHYSPSVITSLDEQDTLGHFFQYRGASSHFINMNPLAPVMAGSHGAGSPAGGRISSIVSASALRESHGHNGTISSAAALPGCRPDIISLD; from the exons caTATGGTTATGAGCTTTAGGGTATCCGAATTACAAGTTCTCTTGGGCTTTGCTGGAAGGAACAAAAGTGGAAGGAAGCACGAACTCCTCGCGAAGGCGTTACAGCTGCTGAAATCTGGCTGCAGCCCGGCTGTCCAGATGAAAATTAAAGAACTGTACCGACGGAGGTTCCCGAGAAAGATCTTAACCCCTTCGGACTTGTCAATGCTCCACATCCAGGCGGGGCAGCTGCCCTCGGCCACCGCGCTGACGCCGGGCACGGTGTGTCACCTGCCCTACGAGCACGGCTCCGGCGCCGTGCCGGCGGCCCTGCTGCCGCCGGTGCCCGTGCTGGGACCCAAGCACGAGACGGACGTTCAGCACTTGTCGCCGCCCATCCACCCCGTCCACCCGGATGTCAAGATGAAGAGGCTGCCCTTCTACGACGTTTACGATGAGTTGATAAAACCCACCACGTTAG CCTCAACCAACAGTCAGCGGTTTGAAGAAGCTCACTTCACCTTTGCTCTAACCCCCCAGCAAGTTCAACAGATCCTCACCTCCCG AGATATCTTGCCGGGTGCCAAATGTGATTACACGATACAGGTGCAATTAAG GTTTTGCTTGTGTGAAACCAGCTGTCCCCAAGAAGATTACTTCCCTCCTAATTTATTTGTCAAGGTCAATGGAAAACTCTGTCCCCTGCCT GGTTATCTCCCGCCCACAAAAAACGGCGCAGAGCCGAAACGACCCAGCCGCCCCGTCAATATAACTCCACTGGCACGACTTTCGGCGACCGTCCCGAACACGATTGTAGTGAACTGGTCCTCGGAGTTTGGCAGG AACTACTCTCTGTCGGTGTACCTGGTGAAGCAGCTGACATCGGTAACGCTGCTGCAGAAGCTCAGAGCCAAGGGCATCCGAAACCCAGACCATTCGCGAGCCCTGA TCAAAGAAAAACTAACAGCTGATCCTGACAGTGAGATAGCTACGACGAGCTTACGGGTTTCCCTGATGTGTCCA CTGGGTAAGATGAGGCTGATTGTGCCCTGCCGAGCCATCACGTGCACCCACCTCCAGTGCTTCGATGCAGCGCTCTATCTTCAAATGAACGAGAAGAAACCCACGTGGACTTGTCCTGTGTGTGACAAGAAAGCCCCGTACGACAACCTGATCATCGACGG GTTGTTCATGGAAATCCTGAACTCCTGCACGGACTGCGATGAGATACAGTTCATGGAGGACGGCTCCTGGTGCCCCATGAAGCCGAAGAAGGAGAACCAGGAGGTGTGCCAGACGTCTGCATTCAGCGGGATCGAGGGTATGGGAGCTACG CC CTCCGAGGGCAAGAACTCTTcggaaagcaaaaaaaaagtggaggTTATTGATCTGACTCTGGACAGCTCGTCGGACGAGGAGGAGCCGCCTGCCAAGAAGCAGTGCCCGGTCTCCAGCATGGCTCTTCCCGCAGCGGCCGGGCCCAAGGG GGTATTAAGTATTGATCACCGGCCATCTTCTGTGCTTCGAAGTCCTCCCATGGCAGCCCTTGGCAGCGACTATCTCTCCAACCTCCCCATTCCCGACTACCATCCTTCCTACCAGGTGCCCTCAGAGCTTCAAG gtctggatttgttttccttccttcaaaGTGAAAATCAG CATTACAGCCCTTCCGTGATCACCTCCCTGGATGAGCAGGATACGCTCGGCCATTTCTTCCAGTACAGAGGCGCGTCCAGCCACTTCATAAACATGAACCCCCTGGCCCCCGTGATGGCAGGATCTCACGGCGCCGGCAGCCCGGCCGGCGGCCGCATCAGCAGCATCGTCTCCGCCAGCGCGTTGCGAGAGAGCCACGGACACAACGGGACGATAAGTAGcgccgcggcgctgccgggcTGCAGGCCGGACATCATTTCCTTGGACTAA
- the PIAS3 gene encoding E3 SUMO-protein ligase PIAS3 isoform X3, whose product MGGSFGGAEPRRREVETRRKGEPRAGAVQSLDGRRGSQSVSPPLPTRLWNMKLPLHMVMSFRVSELQVLLGFAGRNKSGRKHELLAKALQLLKSGCSPAVQMKIKELYRRRFPRKILTPSDLSMLHIQAGQLPSATALTPGTVCHLPYEHGSGAVPAALLPPVPVLGPKHETDVQHLSPPIHPVHPDVKMKRLPFYDVYDELIKPTTLASTNSQRFEEAHFTFALTPQQVQQILTSRDILPGAKCDYTIQVQLRFCLCETSCPQEDYFPPNLFVKVNGKLCPLPGYLPPTKNGAEPKRPSRPVNITPLARLSATVPNTIVVNWSSEFGRNYSLSVYLVKQLTSVTLLQKLRAKGIRNPDHSRALIKEKLTADPDSEIATTSLRVSLMCPLGKMRLIVPCRAITCTHLQCFDAALYLQMNEKKPTWTCPVCDKKAPYDNLIIDGLFMEILNSCTDCDEIQFMEDGSWCPMKPKKENQEVCQTSAFSGIEASSLYTVSSEGKNSSESKKKVEVIDLTLDSSSDEEEPPAKKQCPVSSMALPAAAGPKGVLSIDHRPSSVLRSPPMAALGSDYLSNLPIPDYHPSYQVPSELQGLDLFSFLQSENQHYSPSVITSLDEQDTLGHFFQYRGASSHFINMNPLAPVMAGSHGAGSPAGGRISSIVSASALRESHGHNGTISSAAALPGCRPDIISLD is encoded by the exons caTATGGTTATGAGCTTTAGGGTATCCGAATTACAAGTTCTCTTGGGCTTTGCTGGAAGGAACAAAAGTGGAAGGAAGCACGAACTCCTCGCGAAGGCGTTACAGCTGCTGAAATCTGGCTGCAGCCCGGCTGTCCAGATGAAAATTAAAGAACTGTACCGACGGAGGTTCCCGAGAAAGATCTTAACCCCTTCGGACTTGTCAATGCTCCACATCCAGGCGGGGCAGCTGCCCTCGGCCACCGCGCTGACGCCGGGCACGGTGTGTCACCTGCCCTACGAGCACGGCTCCGGCGCCGTGCCGGCGGCCCTGCTGCCGCCGGTGCCCGTGCTGGGACCCAAGCACGAGACGGACGTTCAGCACTTGTCGCCGCCCATCCACCCCGTCCACCCGGATGTCAAGATGAAGAGGCTGCCCTTCTACGACGTTTACGATGAGTTGATAAAACCCACCACGTTAG CCTCAACCAACAGTCAGCGGTTTGAAGAAGCTCACTTCACCTTTGCTCTAACCCCCCAGCAAGTTCAACAGATCCTCACCTCCCG AGATATCTTGCCGGGTGCCAAATGTGATTACACGATACAGGTGCAATTAAG GTTTTGCTTGTGTGAAACCAGCTGTCCCCAAGAAGATTACTTCCCTCCTAATTTATTTGTCAAGGTCAATGGAAAACTCTGTCCCCTGCCT GGTTATCTCCCGCCCACAAAAAACGGCGCAGAGCCGAAACGACCCAGCCGCCCCGTCAATATAACTCCACTGGCACGACTTTCGGCGACCGTCCCGAACACGATTGTAGTGAACTGGTCCTCGGAGTTTGGCAGG AACTACTCTCTGTCGGTGTACCTGGTGAAGCAGCTGACATCGGTAACGCTGCTGCAGAAGCTCAGAGCCAAGGGCATCCGAAACCCAGACCATTCGCGAGCCCTGA TCAAAGAAAAACTAACAGCTGATCCTGACAGTGAGATAGCTACGACGAGCTTACGGGTTTCCCTGATGTGTCCA CTGGGTAAGATGAGGCTGATTGTGCCCTGCCGAGCCATCACGTGCACCCACCTCCAGTGCTTCGATGCAGCGCTCTATCTTCAAATGAACGAGAAGAAACCCACGTGGACTTGTCCTGTGTGTGACAAGAAAGCCCCGTACGACAACCTGATCATCGACGG GTTGTTCATGGAAATCCTGAACTCCTGCACGGACTGCGATGAGATACAGTTCATGGAGGACGGCTCCTGGTGCCCCATGAAGCCGAAGAAGGAGAACCAGGAGGTGTGCCAGACGTCTGCATTCAGCGGGATCGAGG ccagctcccTTTACACTGTGAGCTCCGAGGGCAAGAACTCTTcggaaagcaaaaaaaaagtggaggTTATTGATCTGACTCTGGACAGCTCGTCGGACGAGGAGGAGCCGCCTGCCAAGAAGCAGTGCCCGGTCTCCAGCATGGCTCTTCCCGCAGCGGCCGGGCCCAAGGG GGTATTAAGTATTGATCACCGGCCATCTTCTGTGCTTCGAAGTCCTCCCATGGCAGCCCTTGGCAGCGACTATCTCTCCAACCTCCCCATTCCCGACTACCATCCTTCCTACCAGGTGCCCTCAGAGCTTCAAG gtctggatttgttttccttccttcaaaGTGAAAATCAG CATTACAGCCCTTCCGTGATCACCTCCCTGGATGAGCAGGATACGCTCGGCCATTTCTTCCAGTACAGAGGCGCGTCCAGCCACTTCATAAACATGAACCCCCTGGCCCCCGTGATGGCAGGATCTCACGGCGCCGGCAGCCCGGCCGGCGGCCGCATCAGCAGCATCGTCTCCGCCAGCGCGTTGCGAGAGAGCCACGGACACAACGGGACGATAAGTAGcgccgcggcgctgccgggcTGCAGGCCGGACATCATTTCCTTGGACTAA
- the NUDT17 gene encoding m7GpppN-mRNA hydrolase NUDT17 yields the protein MAGMARVLVHVQRGGAGRPARFGQSVTGAFCPAHEDAAVVSCGLDGGRFLLSDVAFPGSTAILLQRPSFCPAKRLGQQPELALPAELRGRGVAAGVAVLLRASTGRVLLTRRARSLSIFPNVWVPPGGHVEPGEELLDVGLRELEEETGLRLEAGTFSWRMLGLWESVYPPMLSRGLPRRHHIVAYLLLLSAEPHQQLEARMRPSESEVSAYAWLEPPVLEAIAATEEGAGSRASGPSALPATVGVTELSDGSSGTTQLPTATFLNTAPAEGEDVERVSTGTKFALRLWLESLGEQG from the exons ATGGCCGGGATGGCGCGCGTGCTGGTGCACGTgcagcggggcggggccgggcggcccgcGCGCTTCGGGCAg aGCGTCACCGGCGCCTTCTGCCCCGCGCACGAGGACGCAGCGGTGGTGAGCTGCGGGCTGGACGGCGGCCGCTTCCTCCTCTCGGACGTGGCCTTCCCCGGCTCCACCGCCATCCTCCTCCAG cgcccgtCCTTCTGCCCCGCCAAGCGCCTGGGCCAGCAGCCGGAGCTCGCCCTCCCCGCCgagctgcggggccggggggtggcCGCCGGGGTGGCCGTGCTGCTGCGGGCCAGCACCGGCCGCGTCCTGCTCACCCGCCGCGCCCGCAGCCTCAGCATCTTCCCCAACGTCTGGGTGCCGCCCG GTGGGCACGTGGAGCCGGGCGAGGAG CTGCTGGACGTGGGGCTgcgggagctggaggaggagacgGGGCTGCGCCTGGAAGCGGGGACCTTCTCCTGGCGGATGCTCGGCCTCTGGGAG TCCGTCTACCCGCCCATGCTGAGCCGGGGGCTGCCGCGCCGGCACCACATCGTCGCCTACCTGCTGCTCCTCTCCGCCGAGCcccaccagcagctggag GCCCGGATGCGTCCCAGCGAGAGCGAGGTGAGCGCCTACGCCTGGCTGGAGCCCCCCGTCCTGGAAGCCATCGCAGCCACggaggagggagcggggagccgggcGAGCGGCCCCAGCGCGCTGCCGGCCACCGTCGG cgTCACGGAGCTGAGCGACGGCTCCTCCGGCACCACCCAGCTCCCGACCGCGACCTTCCTGAACACGGCTCCGGCCGAAGGGGAGGATGTGGAACGGGTCAGCACCGGCACCAAGTTCGCCCTTCGGCTCTGGCTGGAGTCCCTCGGGGAGCAGGGGTGA